The genomic interval CACACGCCCGGCCAGCCGCCTCAGGCACTTGCCGCAGAATAGAATATTTCGAGAGAGGAACCATCGGATGTCACGCAAATTAAAGATTGCGATTGTTGATGACGAACCCGACATGCGTGAATCGATCAGCCAATGGTTGGTTCTGTCCGGCTTCGAGACAGAGACGTTTGCCAGCGCCGAAGACGCGCTGAAGGTGATCAGCAGCGACTGGCCGGGAATTGTCGTGTCAGATATCCGCATGCCCGGCATGGATGGCATTGCGTTTCTGAAGCGCCTGATGGGGCTGGATTCCAGCCTGCCCGTCATCATGATCACCGGCCATGGCGATGTCCCCATCGCGGTCGAGGCGATGCGGATCGGGGCCATGGATTTCATGGAAAAGCCGTTCAACCCCGACAAGATGACCGCCCTGGCGAAAAAGGCCACGGCGTCGCGGCGGATGACGCTGGACAACCGCGCCCTGCGTCGCGATCTGTCCGAAGGCCAGCAGGTGATGTCCAAGCTGATCGGCTCCAGCCCGGTGATGGACAGGCTGCGCGAGGATATCCTGGATCTGGGGCAGGCCGATGGCCATGTGCTGATCGACGGCGAAACCGGCACCGGCAAGACGCTGGTGGCCCATGCGCTGCACGCCGTCGGGCCGCGCGCGTCGAAGAAATTCATCCCCGTTTCCTGCGCCGCCTATAATGACGAGGCGCTGACCGCACGGCTTTTCGGGCCGCTGGAAGAAGGTCTGCCCGCGGTCGAAGAGGCCCGTGGCGGAACGCTGTGCCTTGAGGATATCGAGGCCCTGTCCGAGGGGCTGCAGGCACGGCTGCTGGCCTTCATCAGCGAACAGGGCACACCGGCCGAGACCCGAATCATCGCGATTTCCAATGCCCGTGGCGAAGGCCGCAAGGCCGAAGATTCGCTGCGCCCCGATCTGTTCTATCGCCTGTCCGCCCTGAAGATCACCCTGCCGCCGCTGCGCGCGCGGGGCGAGGATATCCTGGCGCTGTTCACCCGCATGGCCGAGCAGTTTTCCGAGGAATATGGCTGCGAACCGCCCCAGGTCAGCGCGCAAGAGGCCGCCCAGCTTCTGCAGGCCCCCTGGCCCGGCAATATCCGCCAACTGATCAATGTGGCCGAACGCGCCGTGCTGCAAAACCGTCGCGGCTCTGGCAGCATCGCCTCGCTGCTGATGGCGGATGGCGAGGATACCCAGCAGGCCACGACGACCGAGGGCAAGCCGCTGAAGGAATATGTCGAAAGTTTCGAAAAGATGCTGATCGACAATACGATGCGCCGTCACAAGGGCAGCATCGCCAGTGTCATGGAAGAACTGTGCCTGCCGCGCCGGACCCTGAACGAGAAGATGGCGAAATACGGCCTGCAGCGCAGCGATTATCTGTAGTCTGAAAAAGGAAGCGAGGGGCAGTGGGCTGCCCCTCGCGACTTCTGACCAGACTCAACTTTCAAAACACACACATCGTCATTCAGACGTAACCAAGTCTCGGTCGTACAACGGCAAGGTACTGGGGTAAAACACTCAGCTCCTTGGGTTTGCCCCAATAACAATCGGGGTTTCCAAGCCGCTCAACTCACTAACACCCTCACCGAAGCGGTACTCTTATATTCTGTCAATGGACGCACTCAGAAGTCGGATATCGCGATGCTGATACACATAAAAGCAGCTGGTAAAACTGCTGCGAACCAACAAATTCATCTGCATCGCGCCCTCCCTCTGGTTGAGCCGTTCCCGCGGCTCCACGTCTTTGCTTGACTGCTCCATCAACATAACCTGAGCGCGAACTATTCCAACCTGTCTATTTGGTCAATAAGTTCAAGATTCTGAACAGCTGACTGTAAATAAACAGAAATTATGCCTCCATTTGCAGGGAGTGCAGAATTTTCCGCAAAAAATTTTCATTACGTATGTTCAATTAAACATCTTTTCGGCTGTAATTTGCGGTTGTGTTGCGATGTCGGCACAGTCCTTATGCGTGAAATCGCTTTTCTTGCCCCGCTGCCGTCGCGCTTGCACAACTGCGGGGCTGGCGCTAACCGGATGCGGTCAGCGAGAGGTGCATTGAAATGACCGAAGATTCCGCCAAGCGTTTGGGTCCGCGTACGCAGGCCGTCCATCATGGCACACGCCGCAGCCAATATGGCGAGATGTCCGAGGCGATCTTCATGACTCAGGGCTTCGTCTATGACAGCGCCGCGCAGGCGGAAAAGCGTTTCGAGGGCACCGGGCCGGATGAATTCATCTATGCCCGCTATGGCAACCCGACCAGCCGCATGTTCGAAGACCGCATTGCCGCGCTGGAAGGCACCGAAGACGCCTTTGCCACGGCCAGCGGCATGGCGGCGGTGAATGGCGCATTGTTTTCCATGTGCTCGGCCGGGGATCATATCGTCGCCGCGCGGGCGCTGTTCGGATCATGCCTTTACGTTCTGGACCTGCTGCAGCGCTTCGGGGTCGAGGTCAGATATGTCGACGGCACGGATCTGGATCAGTGGAAGGCGGCTATCCGGCCCGGCACCAAGGCGGTGTTTTTCGAATCCGTCTCGAATCCGACGCTGGAAGTGATCGATATTCGGGCCGTGGCCGAACTGGCCCATGCTGTGGGTGCGCAGGTTGTGGTCGATAACGTCTTTGCCACGCCGGTCTTTTCGAAAGCAGTCCAGCAGGGCGCAGATATCATCGTCTATTCGGCGACCAAGCATATCGACGGGGGCGGGCGTGCGCTGGCCGGGGTGATTTGCGGCACGCGCCAGTTCGTGCGCGAGGTGGCCGAGCCTTACCTGAAACATACCGGCGGCGCGATCAGCCCGTTCCACAGCTGGCTGATGCTGAACGGCCTGACCACCATGGATCTGCGCGTGCGTGCGCAGGCCGACAGCGCCCTTGCCATTGCACAGGCGCTGCAGGGGCATCCACGGTTGGGGCGCGTCATCTATCCGGGTCTTGCCGATCATCCGCAGCACGAACTGACCATGCGTCAGATGGGGTCGGGCGGCACGATGATCGCCATCGAGTTGAAGGATGGCAAAGACGCGGCCTTTGCGGCACTGGACAAACTGCAGATCATCAAGATCTCGAACAATCTGGGGGATTCGAAATCCATCGTCACACATCCGGCCACGACCACGCATCAAAGACTGTCGGATGAGGTCAAGGCACAGCTTGGCATCAGCCCCGGCCTGCTGCGGATTTCGATTGGTCTGGAGGATACGCAGGATCTGATCGACGATCTGACAGCCGCCCTGAACGGCTGATTACGGCCAAATTTCTGAAAAACGCCGGATTCGGTCGCGAATCCGGCGCAACCTCTTTAGAAACATCCGGTGCGGCCCCATATTCCCGCAGCAATGCATTTGAAGCTGGCAAAAGGTTGGCCTGATGACTGAAGCCCGTCCCATGACCCCCGCCTATCCGGCGCTGGCCCGTCGTTATGATTCCGAGTTCCGCGTTGATGAGGCTTACAAGGCAACGCTGCCCGATCTGCAAAATGGTCCCTCAAGCCTGATCGTCGGGGCGCATGCGCCGATCCAGCATGTCGGGATCTCGAATTTCCGGCTGCCGATCCGCTATCAGACCCGCGATGGCGGGGAAATCGCCCTTGAAACCAGCGTCACCGGTACCGTCAGCCTTGAGGCGGATCGCAAGGGCATCAATATGTCGCGGATCATGCGGTCCTTTTACGGCCATTCGGATCATCTGTTCAGCCTCAAGGTGCTGGAAGCCGCGCTGGACGATTACAAGGCCGATCTGGACGCCTTCGACGCGCGGATCCAGATGCGCTTTTCCTACCCGATCCGGGTGGACTCGCTGCGCTCGGGCCTGTCGGGCTGGCAATATTACGACATCGCGCAAGAGGTGATCGAGCAGCAGGGTCAGCGGCTGCGGATCATGCATTTCGATTACGTCTATTCCTCGACCTGCCCCTGTTCGCTGGAACTGTCGGAACATGCGCGCGAAACGCGGGGACGCCTGGCGACGCCGCATTCGCAACGCTCGATTGCGCGGATTTCCGCAGTGATGAAAGGGCCGGAAAAGATCTGGTTCGAGGATATGGTCGAACTGTGCCGCCGCGCCGTGCCCACGGAAACGCAGGTCATGGTCAAGCGCGAGGATGAGCAGGCCTTTGCCGAACTCAATGCCTCGAATCCGATCTTTGTCGAGGATGCGGTGCGTGCCTTTGCCAAGGAATTGCTGGCCGATCACCGTTTCGGGGACTTCCGCATCATTGCCAGTCATCAGGAATCGCTGCATTCCCATGATGCGGTCAGCCTGTTGACCGACGGTCCGACCTTCGCGCAATCCTCGCTGGATCCGACCGTTTTCGCCAGTCTGCGTGCCTGAGCCTATCGACCTGCTCTGATGGCTGGAACATATTTGAGCGTACATATGAAATCAGAACGTAGAGGGAACAAAGGCTTTCTTTACACAACCGTTCGGCCTATGTTGTGGCGATGGACCTGATTGACGATTCCGACGATGTGACGCCGGTCCCGCTGTCGCAGCGGGCCATGGCCGGGCGCGCGGCCCCTTATCTGGACGGGCTCAACCCCGCCCAGCGTGCGGCGGTCGAGGCGCTGGACGGCCCTGTGCTGCTGCTGGCAGGGGCGGGCACGGGCAAGACGCGGGCGCTGACTTCGCGCATCGCGCATCTGCTGGCGCAGGGCAGGGCGCATCAGCGACAGATCCTGGCCGTGACCTTTACCAACAAGGCCGCGCGCGAGATGAAAGACCGAATCGGCCGCCTGCTGGGCGAGGCGGTCGAGGGCATGCTTTGGCTGGGCACCTTTCACGGTATCAGCGTCAAGATCCTGCGTCGCCATGCCGAATTGATCGGCAATGGCGAGCTGCACCTGAAACCCAGCTTCACCATTCTGGACACCGACGATCAGATCCGGTTGCTGAAACAGCTGATCCTGGCCGAAAATCTGGACGAGAAACGCTGGCCCGCACGGCAGTTGGCGCATTTGATCGATGGCTGGAAGAACCGCTGCCTGACCCCCGCCAGACTGCCGCAGGGCGAGGCGATGGCCTTCGACGGTTGGGGCGGCAAGCTGTATCAGGCCTATCAGGACCGGCTGCTGACGCTGAATGCGGTCGATTTCGGCGATCTGCTGATGCATTGCGTCACGCTGTTTCAGGCGCATCCCGATGTGCTGAAACAATGGCAGGACCGATTCCGCTATATCCTGGTGGACGAATATCAGGATACCAATGTCGCCCAATATATGTGGCTGCGGCTGCTGGCGCAGGCGCACAGGAATATCTGCTGCGTGGGTGACGACGACCAGTCGATCTATGGCTGGCGCGGGGCCGAGGTGGGCAATATCCTGCGCTTTGAAAAGGATTTTCCGGGCGCGCAGGTAATCCGGCTTGAGCAGAATTACCGCTCGACCCCGCAGATTTTGGCGGCGGCCTCTGGCCTGATTTCGGCCAATGCCGGACGTCTGGGCAAGACCCTGTGGACCGAGGCTGAGGCGGGCGAGAAAGTCCGCCTGATCGGCCATTGGGACAGCGAGGCAGAGGCCCGCTGGATCGGCGAAGAGATCGAGGCTTTTCAGGGCGGACATCGCGCGGCCCTGGGCGCGGTGGGGCTGAATGACATCGCCATTCTGGTCCGTGCCAGCCATCAGATGCGTGCCTTTGAAGATCGCTTCATGACCATCGGCCTGCCCTATCGCGTGATCGGCGGCCCGCGTTTCTACGAGCGGCAGGAAATCCGCGATGCGATGGCTTATTTCCGGCTGGTGGTCAGCCCGTCCGATGATCTGGCCTTCGAGCGGATCGTGAACACGCCCAAGCGCGGTCTGGGCGACAAGGCGATCAAGACCATCCAGAATGTCGCCCGTCAGAATGCTGTGCCGCTGCTGGAGGGCGCGCGGATCGTGGTGGGAGAGGGGCATCTGGGCGGCAAGGGGCTGGCCAATCTGCGCGAGTTCGTGGTCGGCGTCGGGCGCTGGCATGCCGATGCGCTGGATGAGGGCATCAGCCATATCGAACTGGCCGAGCGGATTCTGGACGAATCCGGCTACACGGCCATGTGGCAGAATGACAAATCGCCCGACGCGCCGGGCCGGTTGGACAACCTCAAGGAACTGATCAAGGCGCTTGAGGAATTCGACAATCTTCAGGGCTTTCTGGAACATGTCGCGCTGGTGATGGACCGGGATGAGGGGGACGCGACCGAAGAGGTCAGCATCATGACCCTGCATGGCGCCAAGGGGCTGGAATTTCCGGTCGTGTTCCTGCCCGGTTGGGAAGACGGGTTATTTCCGAACCAGCGCGCGATGGATGAGAACGGCACCAAGGGCGTCGAGGAAGAGCGTCGATTGGCCTATGTCGGCATTACCCGGGCCGAGCGTCTGGCCACGATCAGCTTTGCGGGCAACCGGCGGCTGTATGGGCAGTGGCAATCCAGCATGCCCTCGCGCTTTGTCGATGAACTGCCCGAGGAAC from Paracoccus fistulariae carries:
- a CDS encoding ATP-dependent helicase; its protein translation is MDLIDDSDDVTPVPLSQRAMAGRAAPYLDGLNPAQRAAVEALDGPVLLLAGAGTGKTRALTSRIAHLLAQGRAHQRQILAVTFTNKAAREMKDRIGRLLGEAVEGMLWLGTFHGISVKILRRHAELIGNGELHLKPSFTILDTDDQIRLLKQLILAENLDEKRWPARQLAHLIDGWKNRCLTPARLPQGEAMAFDGWGGKLYQAYQDRLLTLNAVDFGDLLMHCVTLFQAHPDVLKQWQDRFRYILVDEYQDTNVAQYMWLRLLAQAHRNICCVGDDDQSIYGWRGAEVGNILRFEKDFPGAQVIRLEQNYRSTPQILAAASGLISANAGRLGKTLWTEAEAGEKVRLIGHWDSEAEARWIGEEIEAFQGGHRAALGAVGLNDIAILVRASHQMRAFEDRFMTIGLPYRVIGGPRFYERQEIRDAMAYFRLVVSPSDDLAFERIVNTPKRGLGDKAIKTIQNVARQNAVPLLEGARIVVGEGHLGGKGLANLREFVVGVGRWHADALDEGISHIELAERILDESGYTAMWQNDKSPDAPGRLDNLKELIKALEEFDNLQGFLEHVALVMDRDEGDATEEVSIMTLHGAKGLEFPVVFLPGWEDGLFPNQRAMDENGTKGVEEERRLAYVGITRAERLATISFAGNRRLYGQWQSSMPSRFVDELPEEHVEVLTPPGLYGGGYGAAMAFAGANAGTQMHDRAANADVYNSPGWKRMQARATQHKTPVPRSSVTIDASAEAIFTVGDRVSHAKFGEGQVMGMAEDTLTVQFDSGGFKNIKAAYVQPVGRDDDVPF
- the metZ gene encoding O-succinylhomoserine sulfhydrylase produces the protein MTEDSAKRLGPRTQAVHHGTRRSQYGEMSEAIFMTQGFVYDSAAQAEKRFEGTGPDEFIYARYGNPTSRMFEDRIAALEGTEDAFATASGMAAVNGALFSMCSAGDHIVAARALFGSCLYVLDLLQRFGVEVRYVDGTDLDQWKAAIRPGTKAVFFESVSNPTLEVIDIRAVAELAHAVGAQVVVDNVFATPVFSKAVQQGADIIVYSATKHIDGGGRALAGVICGTRQFVREVAEPYLKHTGGAISPFHSWLMLNGLTTMDLRVRAQADSALAIAQALQGHPRLGRVIYPGLADHPQHELTMRQMGSGGTMIAIELKDGKDAAFAALDKLQIIKISNNLGDSKSIVTHPATTTHQRLSDEVKAQLGISPGLLRISIGLEDTQDLIDDLTAALNG
- a CDS encoding sigma-54-dependent transcriptional regulator translates to MSRKLKIAIVDDEPDMRESISQWLVLSGFETETFASAEDALKVISSDWPGIVVSDIRMPGMDGIAFLKRLMGLDSSLPVIMITGHGDVPIAVEAMRIGAMDFMEKPFNPDKMTALAKKATASRRMTLDNRALRRDLSEGQQVMSKLIGSSPVMDRLREDILDLGQADGHVLIDGETGTGKTLVAHALHAVGPRASKKFIPVSCAAYNDEALTARLFGPLEEGLPAVEEARGGTLCLEDIEALSEGLQARLLAFISEQGTPAETRIIAISNARGEGRKAEDSLRPDLFYRLSALKITLPPLRARGEDILALFTRMAEQFSEEYGCEPPQVSAQEAAQLLQAPWPGNIRQLINVAERAVLQNRRGSGSIASLLMADGEDTQQATTTEGKPLKEYVESFEKMLIDNTMRRHKGSIASVMEELCLPRRTLNEKMAKYGLQRSDYL
- the folE2 gene encoding GTP cyclohydrolase FolE2, with amino-acid sequence MTEARPMTPAYPALARRYDSEFRVDEAYKATLPDLQNGPSSLIVGAHAPIQHVGISNFRLPIRYQTRDGGEIALETSVTGTVSLEADRKGINMSRIMRSFYGHSDHLFSLKVLEAALDDYKADLDAFDARIQMRFSYPIRVDSLRSGLSGWQYYDIAQEVIEQQGQRLRIMHFDYVYSSTCPCSLELSEHARETRGRLATPHSQRSIARISAVMKGPEKIWFEDMVELCRRAVPTETQVMVKREDEQAFAELNASNPIFVEDAVRAFAKELLADHRFGDFRIIASHQESLHSHDAVSLLTDGPTFAQSSLDPTVFASLRA